A genome region from Brassica oleracea var. oleracea cultivar TO1000 chromosome C2, BOL, whole genome shotgun sequence includes the following:
- the LOC106322488 gene encoding probable 37S ribosomal protein S28, mitochondrial: MALHLARRKQRLQSNPSLIHLFSTSSPQDGSESGEQPPQQPPSDLKISSYFSGIKSSLKQQSQARFDAKGQTFSGGDFQDIRRNLNEFRRRAASPPSRGLQDLYKQTVLSKPRPESSPFENLKQNLRQMRPPQETRWSNLSSIQGIMKAKRNDNNVRSNVFGGGEGLPVSVFGEELEERKRKGDETEEMKSEFIKRYNTEELGEILRRYRPEGKKEEGWFSLQELNQRLVKLREVEEKAAQGTRKGLPFDDLRFGIQEKKEAEARKSLAFQNVDLFSVFSDTPKYLLEPPKEELVQTYFHPDNMSSAEKMKIELAKVREEFKMSESDCGSARVQVAQLTTKIKHLSSVLHKKDKHSRKGLIAMVHRRKKLLKYMRRTDWDSYCLSLSKLGLRDNPDYKF; encoded by the exons ATGGCGCTTCACCTCGCCAGACGCAAACAAAGACTACAATCTAACCCCTCCCTGATTCATCTCTTCTCCACCTCATCTCCTCAAGACGGGAGCGAATCCGGCGAACAGCCTCCTCAACAACCACCGTCGGATCTCAAAATCTCCTCCTACTTCAGTGGCATCAAGAGCAGCCTGAAACAACAATCTCAAGCTAGATTCGATGCCAAAGGTCAAACCTTTTCCGGCGGAGACTTTCAGGACATCAGGCGTAATCTCAACGAGTTCCGACGAAGAGCAGCATCTCCTCCGTCGAGGGGTTTGCAGGATCTTTACAAGCAAACCGTGCTGTCAAAACCCAGACCCGAAAGCTCGCCTTTTGAGAACCTAAAGCAAAACTTAAGGCAGATGAGGCCACCACAAGAGACGAGATGGTCTAATCTATCGAGCATTCAGGGGATTATGAAGGCGAAACGTAATGATAATAACGTCCGTTCTAATGTGTTCGGTGGAGGAGAGGGGCTGCCTGTTTCAGTGTTCGGGGAGGAGCTTGAAGAGAGGAAGAGGAAGGGAGATGAGACGGAGGAGATGAAGTCGGAGTTTATCAAGAGATACAACACCGAAGAGCTGGGGGAGATACTGAGACGGTATAGACCAGAAGGGAAGAAAGAAGAAGGTTGGTTCTCGCTGCAGGAGCTGAACCAGAGGCTTGTTAAGCTGAGAGAGGTGGAAGAGAAAGCAGCTCAGGGAACGAGGAAGGGGCTTCCCTTCGATGATCTCAGGTTTGGTATTCAAGAAAAGAAAGAAGCAGAAGCCAGAAAATCACTAGCAT TTCAGAACGTGGATCTTTTCAGCGTGTTTAGTGATACTCCCAAGTATTTACTGGAGCCTCCCAAAGAGGAGCTAGTTCAAACT TATTTCCACCCGGATAACATGTCATCTGCGGAGAAGATGAAAATCGAGCTTGCAAAGGTCAGGGAAGAGTTCAAGATGTCTGAATCCGATTGTGGTTCTGCACGTGTTCAAG TGGCACAACTGACTACTAAGATCAAGCATTTATCCTCTGTTCTACATAAAAAG GACAAGCATTCGAGAAAGGGACTTATAGCAATGGTGCATAGAAGGAAGAAACTGCTCAAGTATATGAGACGAACAGACTGGGACTCTTACTGCCTTTCACTCTCAAAACTCGGTCTTCGTGACAACCCTGATTACAAGTTTTAA